The following coding sequences lie in one Leptospira selangorensis genomic window:
- a CDS encoding LIC_20087 family outer membrane protein, which yields MSVIYGENSSTFFWDSFDNFSKNTTLFSQKETSGDKVEKEEHKVQFFSSLTFKYPYEMKVFQEYIPTESTSASFNSIPGLPNKLPNQPRILLQKREFFALYPSLGREEVFVMAMSMGQSKDNKSEAYIGANTERRAFDGLTDVRATSSVMPGLGSNLSRGLDNQAGNLLFGYLLGRAGIQMDLGWRMAGNNVGLAIPESAKSSIGISYSLISNSSNLNKMDFFLQVSGIKRFNDRSLLQIETPQAFKGWQQGYEYYVNPGFSISTKNLSFEGLVRLPLHQPFPNTDGLLTPEIQGMLGVKYKFSDSSPSLQK from the coding sequence TTGTCCGTAATATACGGAGAAAACAGTTCTACTTTTTTCTGGGATTCTTTCGACAACTTTTCCAAAAATACGACCCTATTTTCCCAAAAGGAAACATCCGGGGACAAAGTAGAGAAGGAAGAACATAAGGTCCAATTTTTCTCTTCTCTTACATTCAAATATCCTTATGAAATGAAAGTGTTCCAGGAATATATTCCGACCGAATCCACATCCGCATCTTTCAATTCTATTCCTGGACTTCCTAATAAATTACCTAACCAACCTAGAATACTTTTACAAAAGAGAGAATTTTTCGCTCTATATCCTTCACTCGGAAGAGAAGAAGTTTTTGTAATGGCAATGAGCATGGGCCAGAGCAAGGACAATAAATCCGAGGCCTATATAGGAGCTAATACTGAAAGAAGAGCGTTCGATGGTTTGACAGATGTAAGAGCCACTTCTTCTGTTATGCCTGGTTTAGGTTCCAATCTTTCCAGAGGTTTAGACAACCAAGCAGGGAATTTACTCTTCGGATATTTGCTCGGAAGAGCTGGGATCCAAATGGATTTAGGCTGGAGAATGGCCGGGAATAACGTAGGTTTGGCGATCCCTGAGTCTGCAAAATCATCCATCGGTATCAGTTACTCGTTGATCTCGAATTCCAGTAACTTGAATAAGATGGATTTTTTTCTGCAAGTTTCCGGAATCAAAAGATTTAATGATAGAAGTCTTTTGCAGATCGAAACCCCTCAGGCCTTCAAAGGATGGCAACAAGGTTATGAGTATTATGTAAATCCTGGATTTTCCATCTCCACGAAAAACTTAAGTTTCGAAGGTTTAGTACGTTTACCTCTTCATCAACCGTTCCCAAATACAGATGGATTACTCACTCCGGAAATCCAAGGTATGCTTGGGGTGAAATACAAATTTTCGGATAGTTCCCCAAGTTTACAAAAATAA
- the metH gene encoding methionine synthase: MKHKFPTYTNPKAQELLKLLEERILVLDGAMGTMIQRYGLGEEDFRDERLKDHPSALKGNNDLLVITKPEVIEEIHYKFLEAGANILETNTFSSNRISQADYNAEAYVDELNRKAVKVARAAMEKFSKAHPDQPLFLAGSIGPTTRTASLSPDVNNPAFRAVTFDELVETFYEQVRALVEEGVDILLSETNIDTLNLKAIIVAIENVFKDLNVRIPVSLSVTITDASGRTLSGQTIEAFYNSIYHANPLSVGINCALGAGEMRPYIEELSRISGCYISCYPNAGLPNAFGGYDQTPEEFGNFLDDFSNQGWLNIAGGCCGTTPAHIKEGAKAVQGKKPRIIPEIEGKTRLSGLEPLNIDETTGFVLIGERTNVTGSPKFKKLILEGNFEEAVSVALQQVEAGANVIDINFDEALLDGEASMKEFLNLIAVEPDIAKVPFMVDSSKWSVLETGLKCIQGKPIVNSISLKEGEEKFLQQAKIVKMYGASVIVMAFDEQGQAATKDDKVRICKRAYDLLVEKADFSPFDIIFDPNILTVGTGIDEHNNYAVDFIEAIKEIKVVCPGAKISGGLSNISFSFRGNNPVREAMHSAFLFYAIKAGMDMAIVNAGMLAVYEEIPKDLLERVEDVLLNRRPDATERLIDFAESVKSGEKAEKKEEAWREGTVEQRLEYSLVKGIVEYIDQDTEEARLKYDRPLQVIEGPLMDGMRVVGDLFGSGKMFLPQVVKSARVMKKSVSYLLPFMEEDNSKDAQASTKQKFLIATVKGDVHDIGKNIVAVVLACNNYEVIDLGVMVPCEKILEEARKEKVDIIGLSGLITPSLDEMVHVASEMKRTGFDIPLLIGGATTSSAHTSVKISEKYDQPVVHVIDASRVVNVVAKLLSPSLKPDYIKQIKEEQKIQREIYFNTRSDRKLVSIEDARENKYVTDWNVTKVTKPNFVGVRVFDNEISLEELVPYIDWSPFFQAWELKGRYPSILESETYGKQAKELFKDAQKLLEDIISNKRYTTRGVIGVFPANSVGDDIEVYEDETRTKVKTVFHTLRQQISKEEKDEPNYCLADYIAPKENGVADYIGGFAVTAGHGVEAFASIFDSNLDDYNSIMAKALGDRFAEAFAEYMHLKIRKEIWGYVADENLSTEELIRERYQGIRPAAGYPASPDHTEKRTLFDLLDVEKNTGITLTEHFAMMPASSVSGLYFAHPDAKYFAVAKINKDQIQDYANRKGMAVSEVEKWLSPNLAYDPQEAVSRV; the protein is encoded by the coding sequence ATGAAACATAAATTTCCCACATATACAAACCCGAAAGCGCAAGAACTTCTAAAGTTATTAGAAGAAAGAATACTAGTTCTTGATGGTGCAATGGGGACTATGATCCAAAGATATGGTCTGGGGGAAGAAGACTTCCGAGATGAACGCCTCAAAGATCATCCTTCCGCGTTGAAGGGAAATAATGATCTACTTGTAATCACTAAACCTGAGGTGATTGAAGAAATACATTATAAATTTTTAGAAGCAGGGGCAAATATTTTAGAAACAAATACGTTTAGCTCCAATCGAATTTCTCAAGCCGATTATAACGCGGAAGCATACGTTGATGAGCTAAATAGAAAAGCGGTAAAAGTTGCTCGTGCTGCAATGGAAAAGTTCTCTAAAGCTCATCCTGACCAGCCATTATTCCTTGCAGGATCTATAGGGCCTACAACCAGAACGGCTTCTCTTTCTCCGGATGTGAATAATCCTGCATTCCGTGCAGTAACCTTTGACGAATTAGTGGAAACATTCTACGAACAAGTGAGAGCACTTGTGGAAGAAGGAGTCGATATTCTTCTTTCCGAAACCAATATCGATACTTTAAATTTAAAAGCGATCATCGTTGCTATTGAGAACGTATTCAAAGATTTGAATGTAAGGATTCCTGTTTCTCTTTCTGTTACGATCACTGACGCTTCCGGAAGGACATTGTCAGGACAGACGATCGAGGCATTCTACAACTCCATCTATCATGCAAATCCTCTTTCTGTAGGGATCAACTGTGCTTTAGGTGCAGGTGAGATGAGGCCTTATATAGAAGAATTATCTAGAATCTCAGGTTGTTATATTAGTTGTTATCCTAATGCAGGTTTGCCTAACGCGTTTGGTGGATATGACCAAACTCCAGAAGAATTTGGAAACTTCTTGGATGATTTTTCCAATCAAGGTTGGTTAAATATTGCGGGAGGATGTTGTGGAACTACTCCAGCTCATATTAAAGAAGGTGCCAAAGCCGTCCAAGGTAAAAAGCCTAGAATCATACCGGAGATAGAAGGAAAAACTAGGCTATCCGGATTAGAACCTTTGAATATAGATGAAACAACAGGTTTCGTATTAATAGGAGAAAGAACTAACGTAACAGGTTCTCCTAAATTCAAAAAACTGATCTTAGAAGGAAACTTTGAAGAAGCAGTGTCAGTCGCTTTACAGCAGGTAGAAGCAGGTGCAAACGTTATCGATATAAACTTCGACGAAGCTCTTTTAGATGGAGAAGCCTCCATGAAAGAGTTCTTAAACTTGATCGCAGTTGAACCCGATATTGCGAAAGTTCCTTTCATGGTGGACAGTTCCAAATGGTCCGTTTTGGAAACTGGATTAAAATGTATCCAAGGAAAACCGATCGTAAACTCCATCTCCTTAAAAGAAGGAGAAGAGAAGTTTTTACAACAGGCAAAAATAGTTAAGATGTACGGTGCTTCCGTCATCGTAATGGCTTTCGACGAACAAGGCCAAGCTGCTACTAAAGATGACAAAGTTCGAATTTGTAAAAGAGCTTATGATCTATTAGTGGAAAAGGCTGACTTCTCTCCGTTTGATATCATCTTTGATCCGAACATTCTCACTGTCGGAACTGGAATAGATGAGCATAATAACTATGCAGTCGATTTTATAGAAGCGATCAAAGAAATCAAAGTTGTTTGCCCAGGCGCGAAAATCAGCGGTGGTTTGAGTAATATCTCCTTCTCTTTCCGTGGAAATAACCCAGTAAGAGAAGCAATGCACTCCGCATTTTTATTTTACGCGATCAAGGCCGGAATGGATATGGCGATCGTAAATGCAGGTATGCTTGCAGTTTATGAAGAAATTCCTAAAGATCTTTTAGAAAGAGTAGAGGACGTTCTCCTGAATAGAAGACCGGATGCTACCGAAAGATTAATCGATTTTGCTGAATCAGTTAAGTCGGGTGAGAAGGCTGAGAAAAAAGAAGAAGCCTGGAGAGAAGGGACAGTAGAGCAAAGATTAGAATATTCTTTAGTAAAAGGAATCGTAGAATATATAGACCAAGATACCGAAGAAGCAAGGCTTAAATATGATCGACCTCTTCAGGTGATCGAAGGTCCTTTAATGGACGGAATGAGAGTAGTGGGAGATCTGTTCGGATCCGGAAAAATGTTCCTTCCTCAAGTTGTCAAAAGTGCAAGGGTGATGAAAAAATCGGTGTCTTATCTTCTCCCTTTCATGGAAGAAGATAACAGCAAAGATGCTCAGGCTTCTACAAAACAAAAATTCCTGATAGCCACAGTGAAAGGTGACGTTCATGATATCGGTAAAAATATCGTGGCCGTTGTGCTTGCTTGTAATAACTATGAAGTGATCGACCTTGGAGTGATGGTCCCTTGTGAGAAAATTCTGGAAGAAGCGAGAAAAGAGAAAGTAGATATCATTGGATTGTCCGGTCTCATTACTCCTTCTCTAGATGAGATGGTTCATGTCGCGTCTGAAATGAAAAGGACAGGTTTCGATATTCCTCTGTTGATTGGAGGAGCTACTACAAGTTCAGCTCATACCTCCGTAAAAATTTCTGAAAAATATGATCAACCTGTGGTCCACGTAATTGATGCTTCCAGAGTCGTGAACGTAGTCGCAAAACTTTTGAGTCCTTCTTTAAAACCAGATTATATAAAACAGATTAAAGAAGAACAAAAGATCCAAAGGGAAATTTATTTTAATACTAGAAGCGATCGTAAACTTGTTTCTATCGAAGATGCCAGAGAAAATAAATACGTTACCGATTGGAATGTTACTAAGGTAACTAAACCGAATTTTGTAGGAGTTCGAGTTTTTGATAACGAGATCTCTTTGGAAGAATTGGTTCCTTATATTGACTGGTCTCCATTCTTCCAAGCTTGGGAATTAAAAGGACGTTATCCTTCTATTCTTGAAAGTGAAACTTACGGTAAACAAGCCAAAGAATTATTCAAAGACGCTCAAAAATTATTAGAAGATATCATTTCTAATAAAAGATATACAACCCGAGGAGTGATCGGTGTCTTCCCCGCGAATAGTGTAGGCGACGATATTGAAGTTTACGAGGACGAAACGAGAACAAAAGTGAAAACCGTTTTTCACACTCTTCGCCAACAGATCAGCAAAGAAGAAAAAGACGAACCTAATTATTGTTTGGCGGACTATATAGCTCCTAAAGAAAACGGAGTCGCGGATTATATCGGCGGTTTTGCAGTGACTGCGGGTCATGGAGTAGAGGCGTTTGCTTCTATCTTCGACTCTAACCTCGATGACTATAATTCCATCATGGCAAAGGCCTTGGGCGATCGTTTTGCAGAAGCTTTTGCCGAATATATGCACCTTAAGATCCGAAAAGAGATTTGGGGTTATGTTGCCGATGAAAATCTTTCTACGGAAGAATTGATCCGGGAACGTTATCAGGGAATTCGTCCTGCGGCCGGTTATCCTGCAAGTCCGGACCATACCGAAAAGAGAACCTTATTCGATCTATTAGATGTGGAGAAGAATACAGGGATCACTCTCACGGAACATTTTGCGATGATGCCTGCAAGTTCGGTGAGCGGTTTATATTTCGCTCATCCGGATGCTAAATATTTTGCGGTGGCGAAGATCAACAAGGACCAGATCCAGGATTATGCAAATAGGAAAGGAATGGCCGTTTCCGAGGTGGAAAAATGGCTTTCTCCGAATTTGGCTTATGACCCCCAAGAGGCGGTTTCCAGAGTCTAA